In a single window of the Vicia villosa cultivar HV-30 ecotype Madison, WI unplaced genomic scaffold, Vvil1.0 ctg.002018F_1_1, whole genome shotgun sequence genome:
- the LOC131637508 gene encoding uncharacterized protein LOC131637508 isoform X5, whose translation MGSFLLDLAKPYVEQLVNKVIAESRYICCFTCIAKDFEEEKVRLEVERATFERHIEEATRGGEVILPDARAWKEEVDQLIQEDTKKRQKCFFESCPHCLWRYTRGKFLVNKKERIKILMATRKELTIGLPAHLPDIERYTTQHYVHLKSRETQYTELLAELKDDNNYIIGLHGMGGTGKTTLIKKVGKELKELKQFTLVIVTTVSSSPNIKKIQDDIAKPLGLKFDNCNDTDRPEKLWNRLTNGEKILLILDDVWDKLNFEEIGIPSSDNHKGCRVIITTRSQLVCHKLGCNKIIQLNLISKEDAWIMFKKYADLCETTSTQFFLDRGRKIANECKNLPIAIVVIASSLKGKKLQQHREEWDMALKFLKKDISRHKDDDDVLEIYKCLKFSYDKLDEEAKNLFLLCSVFREDEEILIESLARHAIGGGLFGEVYGSYEETRRQLVISKNKLLDSCLLLEAGQRRVKMHDFVRDAAQWIANKEIQTRKVYDKNQKEMIEEEKNLKYLLCVSDVKEIFSCKFDGSKIKILIVIMHMPFHGEIEVPNSFFENNTSLRVFNLRSGLGCAAIISLPQSMQQLKNIRSLMFAQCLLGDISIFGKLQSLEELDLYLCEINELPNEIAELKKFRFLKLEWCTFGGNNPFEVIKRCSSLQELVVKYNYDIHGEITFPKLQWFHVSDEDTTYSSLSKYVSMIYSDNKVFLSETTLKHCMQEAEVLRLTSIKGEWRNIIPDIVHMDHGMNNLVELDLHSTSQLKFLIYTKDPHSQISNVFSKLVRLVLNDMDSLEELCKGSFSADSFKSLESLSIFNCKQLRSLSRIANQCNLKSVSLMNCPMLSSLFEVSTSHNLVLLEILIVIDCQNLEYLIKDERKGETFESNSSNPMFMKLKDLIIAGCPKFEIIFPLISAHDLPALKSVGVERCDKLKYIFGQYVKLGSLEDMKLGCVPNFIDIFPECNRTMSFSINRSSPISISASKPTTHSNTIKWSILSWTDMYCCGKKLRSTTSSKLPLIDENQPHTKVMESNSNCLSINIWERAQCLSRQSKIMCNIKKIELSNLKKIKSVFVLSITPKMLLETLILEKCHELKHIIIDTGDHDSTGGNTLGNVFPKLKELTIKDCMQLEYIFGHYTNDHQNHTEYHLHLSSLERVYLWELQSLVAICPKQYHITLPVLNQLVLKYCSWDANIKSFGTIMKDLLALEDLVLTNSKIESIFCVNEVNEQQVNIGLQNIELENLNVMVCPFVGPKNSFFLPNLTKMRIIGCEKLQIIFPASILRYLPQLDELMIGDCEELQHIFQDDLENQNMSSSTTCFPKLKALSVKKCNKLKYVFPVSICNQLPELRVLIITKAKELKEIFKSSQGDGIEIVRIPNLYFVATVGLPSLFQTQEIQFQRAEYRLIKNCDKLSLTSTTRIPHFWSFSHDIPDFERNSYLYNRIQELVTEIEVEAASKNKWTSPQLKVKQTQKTDKELVENVAGQVTPLVAKLPTNSEAPRNEQSVDQQSPLEETDATVTPSHVNKLEGSMSEKAVGTKNVSPKQKELLNEQSTTQGESHATIKPSQENNGSRSEKIAAANLSTNSGTKNESPIQKGVKISVEQGATSTNSIEITSSGPTVTSEHNSLSQAPINERTMDQQTSLEETDATVTPSQGSSSEKIAAATLSPISETKNESPKQKKDIKISVEGGAASTNVKTLAASTSKREKLSHEYGNGQTAIQSFSISTKEPLAMDVVDHGGPLQTNQIKNLGDTSQIVEDSGSSLFVRRELEQLVSENHLNYETLSLLTDFFVKHPSILLKDALLTNRFKGYAYTCLADLLKFLLTHSVLDVLGSSHSEFVNLLQVMRNFPFNNDWLDGVEKRALFPDLQFSQDAMQKLLDSKKQVTKEVEEMRLKLYFVNQHAEDIKHQLRSSEAVLASIIKQEEQVLETTAALSVPLGY comes from the exons ATGGGGAGTTTCTTGCTTGACTTGGCGAAACCATATGTGGAGCAATTGGTAAATAAGGTGATTGCAGAATCAAGGTATATTTGTTGCTTCACATGCATTGCTAAGGATTTCGAAGAAGAAAAAGTTAGATTAGAAGTAGAAAGGGCAACTTTTGAGCGACACATTGAAGAGGCAACAAGAGGAGGGGAAGTTATTCTACCTGATGCTCGTGCTtggaaagaagaagttgatcaGCTCATTCAAGAAGATAccaaaaaaagacaaaaatgtttttttgaaTCCTGTCCTCATTGCTTATGGAGATATACTAGAGGAAAATTTCTTGTAAATAAGAAGGAGCGAATTAAAATATTGATGGCAACAAGAAAGGAACTTACAATTGGACTCCCTGCTCATCTTCCTGATATTGAACGATACACGACCCAACACTATGTGCATCTTAAAAGCAGAGAAACTCAATACACAGAGCTTTTGGCTGAACTCAAAGATGACAACAATTATATAATTGGGTTGCATGGAATGGGGGGTACAGGTAAAACTACATTGATCAAGAAAGTGGGTAAGGAACTTAAGGAATTAAAACAATTTACTCTGGTCATTGTTACGACAGTGTCATCATCTCCCAATATTAAAAAGATTCAAGATGATATTGCCAAGCCTTTGGGATTGAAATTTGATAACTGCAATGATACAGATCGACCTGAAAAACTATGGAACAGATTAACCAATGGTGAGAAGATTCTTCTAATATTGGATGATGTGTGGGACAAACTCAATTTTGAAGAAATTGGAATTCCGTCTAGTGACAATCACAAAGGTTGTAGGGTTATTATAACCACACGCAGTCAGTTGGTGTGCCACAAATTAGGGTGCAATAAGATAATCCAACTAAATCTCATATCTAAAGAAGATGCATGGATCATGTTCAAAAAGTATGCCGATCTATGTGAAACCACCTCAACGCAATTTTTTCTTGACAGGGGCCGTAAAATTGCAAATGAATGCAAAAACCTACCTATTGCAATTGTTGTTATCGCTAGTAGTTTGAAGGGCAAAAAACTTCAGCAACATCGAGAGGAATGGGACATGGCCTTAAAATTCTTAAAAAAAGACATCTCAAGGCACAAGGATGATGATGACGTTCTTGAAATTTATAAATGCTTGAAGTTTAGCTATGATAAGTTGGATGAAGAGGCCAAGAATCTATTCCTTTTGTGTTCTGTATTTCGAGAAGATGAAGAAATTCTAATTGAAAGTTTAGCTAGACATGCCATCGGAGGAGGCCTTTTTGGGGAAGTTTATGGCAGCTACGAAGAAACCCGAAGACAATTAGTTATATCCAAAAACAAACTCCTAGATTCTTGTTTATTGTTGGAGGCCGGTCAAAGGAGAGTGAAAATGCACGACTTCGTTCGTGATGCAGCCCAATGGATAGCGAACAAAGAGATTCAAACAAGAAAAGTGTATGacaaaaatcaaaaggaaatgaTTGAAGAGGagaaaaatcttaaatatttgttATGCGTAAGCGATGTAAAGGAGATCTTTTCTTGTAAGTTTGATGGTTCCAAGATTAAGATTCTAATTGTCATCATGCATATGCCTTTTCATGGAGAAATTGAAGTCCCAaattcattttttgaaaataataccaGCCTTCGAGTTTTTAATTTACGTAGTGGTCTTGGTTGCGCAGCTATTATATCATTACCTCAATCAATGCAACAATTGAAGAATATCCGATCTCTTATGTTTGCACAGTGTCTTTTGGGTGACATCTCTATCTTTGGAAAGCTGCAAAGTCTTGAAGAACTTGATTTGTATCTATGTGAAATTAATGAATTGCCTAATGAAATTGCAGAACTAAAGAAATTTAGATTTTTGAAATTGGAATGGTGTACATTTGGTGGGAATAATCCATTTGAAGTGATTAAAAGATGCTCATCACTTCAAGAGTTGGTCGTAAAATATAATTACGATATTCATGGAGAAATAACTTTCCCTAAATTGCAGTGGTTTCATGTAAGTGATGAAGATACAACTTATTCTTCACTGTCAAAGTATGTGTCTATGATATATTCGGATAATAAGGTTTTCCTATCTGAAACAACACTCAAACATTGTATGCAAGAAGCAGAGGTTCTTAGACTAACAAGTATTAAGGGGGAATGGAGAAATATCATACCTGATATTGTTCATATGGATCACGGTATGAATAATCTTGTTGAGCTTGACTTACATTCCACTTCACAACTAAAGTTCCTTATTTACACTAAGGATCCTCATTCTCAAATATCAAATGTTTTCTCCAAGTTGGTTCGACTAGTTCTGAATGATATGGACAGTTTGGAAGAATTGTGCAAGGGTTCTTTTTCTGCTGACTCTTTTAAGAGTTTAGAGAGTCTATCTATATTTAATTGCAAACAGTTGCGAAGCTTATCAAGGATTGCAAACCAATGCAATTTAAAGAGTGTGTCATTGATGAATTGTCCCATGTTGAGCTCCTTATTTGAAGTGTCAACTTCTCATAATCTAGTGTTGTTGGAGATATTGATAGTAATTGATTGTCAGAATCTTGAATACTTAATAAAAGATGAAAGAAAAGGGGAAACATTTGAAAGCAACAGTAGCaatccaatgtttatgaaattGAAAGATCTCATAATTGCGGGCTGTCCAAAATTTGAAATAATATTTCCGCTTATCTCTGCTCATGATCTTCCTGCACTAAAATCTGTAGGGGTGGAAAGATGTGATAAGTTGAAATACATATTTGGTCAATATGTCAAACTTGGGTCCCTAGAAGATATGAAGCTTGGCTGTGTACCCAATTTTATTGACATTTTTCCAGAATGTAATCGTACAATGTCTTTCTCCATTAACAGGTCATCTCCTATTTCAATATCTGCTTCCAAGCCAACTACACACTCAAACACTATCAAATGGAGCATCTTGTCATGGACTGATATGTATTGTTGTGGTAAAAAATTGAGGAGTACCACAAGTTCTAAACTTCCATTGATTGATGAGAATCAACCGCACACTAAAGTAATG GAATCAAACTCAAATTGTCTTAGCATAAACATATGGGAGCGTGCTCAATGTCTTTCAAGACAATCAAAGATCATGTGCAATATTAAAAAGATTGAGTTGAGTAATTTGAAGAAGATAAAATCAGTATTTGTCCTATCTATTACTCCAAAAATGTTATTGGAAACTTTGATACTTGAAAAATGTCATGAATTGAAGCACATCATAATAGACACGGGAGATCACGATAGTACAGGTGGAAATACCCTTGGCAATGTGTTCCCAAAATTAAAAGAGCTTACCATTAAGGATTGCATGCAATTAGAGTACATATTTGGACACTACACTAATGATCATCAAAACCACACTGAATATCATCTTCATCTTTCGTCATTGGAACGTGTCTATCTTTGGGAGCTGCAAAGCTTAGTTGCCATTTGCCCCAAACAATATCATATAACATTGCCAGTTTTGAATCAACTTGTACTCAAATATTGCTCGTGGGATGCTAATATAAAGTCTTTTGGTACAATCATGAAG GATTTGCTTGCTTTGGAAGACCTTGTGTTAACTAACTCCAAAATAGAAAGTATATTTTGTGTCAATGAAGTAAATGAACAACAAGTGAACATAGGATTGCAAAATATTGAGTTGGAAAATTTGAATGTGATGGTGTGTCCTTTTGTGGGTCCCAAAAATTCTTTTTTCCTCCCGAATCTAACAAAGATGAGAATTATTGGATGTGAAAAATTGCAAATAATTTTCCCTGCTTCTATATTAAGATACCTACCACAATTGGATGAGTTAATGATAGGTGACTGTGAGGAGTTGCAACATATCTTCCAAGATGATTTGGAGAATCAAAACATGTCGTCTTCAACAACATGCTTCCCAAAGCTAAAAGCACTTTCtgtaaaaaaatgcaataaattGAAATATGTGTTTCCAGTCTCTATTTGTAACCAACTTCCTGAGTTAAGGGTTCTAATCATAACAAAAGCAAAAGAGTTAAAGGAAATATTTAAAAGTAGTCAAGGTGATGGAATTGAGATTGTCAGGATTCCAAATTTGTATTTTGTAGCAACTGTGGGTCTACCAAGCCTCTTCCAGACACAGGAAATTCAATTTCAGAGAGCTGAATATCGTTTAATAAAGAATTGTGATAAACTCTCTTTGACTTCAACAACAAGAATACCCCACTTCTGGAGTTTTTCTCATGATATTCCAG ATTTTGAAAGGAATTCTTATTTGTACAATCGAATTCAAGAGTTAGTTACTGAGATTGAAGTTGAAGCAGCATCAAAAAATAAGTGGACTTCTCCACAG TTGAAAGTAAAACAAACACAAAAGACAGACAAAGAACTTGTTGAAAATGTTGCTGGTCAAGTGACACCATTAGTAGCAAAACTACCAACAAATTCAGAA GCACCGAGGAATGAACAATCAGTTGATCAACAAAGTCCACTTGAAGAAACTGATGCTACTGTCACACCTTCACACGTAAATAAA TTGGAGGGTTCAATGTCTGAAAAAGCTGTAGGAACAAAGAATGTGTCACCTAAACAAAAG GAGTTGTTAAATGAACAATCAACAACCCAAGGAGAATCTCATGCTACAATTAAACCTTCTCAGGAAAACAAT GGTTCAAGGTCAGAAAAAATAGCAGCAGCCAATTTGTCCACCAATTCAGGAACAAAGAATGAGTCACCTATACAAAAG GGTGTCAAGATAAGTGTTGAACAAGGAGCTACATCAACCAATTCCATAGAAATAACATCATCAGGTCCAACAGTTACTTCTGAGCATAATAGTTTATCACAG GCACCAATTAATGAACGAACAATGGATCAACAAACTTCACTTGAAGAAACTGATGCTACTGTCACACCTTCACAG GGTTCATCGTCAGAAAAAATAGCAGCAGCAACTTTATCCCCCATCTCTGAAACAAAGAATGAGTCACCTAAACAAAAG AAGGATATCAAAATAAGTGTTGAAGGAGGAGCTGCATCAACTAATGTTAAGACATTAGCAGCATCAACTTCTAAGCGTGAAAAACTTTCTCAT GAATATGGTAATGGCCAAACAGCCATTCAATCTTTTTCAATTTCCACAAAAGAGCCACTTGCTATGGATGTTGTTGATCATGGAGGCCCACTGCAAACAAATCAGATTAAAAATCTAG GGGACACTTCTCAAATAGTAGAAGATTCAGGTTCTTCTTTATTTGTCAGGAGGGAGCTTGAGCAACTAGTCTCTGAGAATCATTTGAATTATGAAACCTTGTCTCTATTGACAGATTTCTTTGTGAAGCATCCTTCTATTCTTTTAAAGGATGCTTTACTGACTAATAGATTCAAGGGTTATGCCTACACTTGCCTTGCAGATTTGTTGAAATTCCTCCTAACACATAGTGTGTTGGATGTCTTAGGTTCAAGTCATTCTGAATTTGTTAACTTATTACAAGTTATGCGCAATTTTCCTTTTAACAACGATTGGTTGGATGGTGTTGAAAAACGCGCTTTATTTCCTGATTTACAATTCTCTCAAGATGCGATGCAAAAACTATTGGATTCTAAGAAACAAGTTACCAAGGAAGTCGAAGAGATGCGTTTGAAGTTGTATTTTGTCAATCAACATGCAGAAGATATCAAGCATCAATTGAGATCCTCCGAAGCTGTATTGGCGAGTATCATTAAACAAGAGGAACAGGTTTTAGAAACTACAGCAGCTTTAAGTGTTCCTCTTGGCTATTAG